The Arachis ipaensis cultivar K30076 chromosome B07, Araip1.1, whole genome shotgun sequence genome includes a window with the following:
- the LOC107609642 gene encoding uncharacterized protein LOC107609642 (The sequence of the model RefSeq protein was modified relative to this genomic sequence to represent the inferred CDS: added 50 bases not found in genome assembly) has product MGEVSETMTKKKKKGRPSLLDLQKRSLKKQQQQQQQQQQQNQRHAVSRNAKNGTIVDDDDDERKQKKHKLLVGLNPHLQHHSHHATAALSPSNSLPSVDPDDAATRKRRRIDASFHGSDEADGKLPKATDSKHGSQGESGPTTPLPDKKLLLFILDRLQKKDTHGVFSEPVDPEELPDYHDIIRHPMDFGTVRKKLDGGLYTNLDQFESDVLLICSNAMQYNSPDTIYYRQARAMQEIARKDFENLRQDSDDSEPQPKIVQRGRPPGKHNRKSLAMSPAERIAPESSSDATLASVGDIASGSNGYNLRKVLSKFQPADSSTRASHNNFNSGGTSWTSEWENEFPASVLKAVLRYGKKQFAVDETRRDTYNCPVPSRNEPPVLTTVEDEFKQLLAVGLHAKHSYARSLAHFAADLGPVVWKIASQKISSVLPKGHEFGPGWVSEDEVSERQNLPVCDEERTSDPCLPEDHRSNFSSSSGSFLVSNRSCLQGGEMVINRELNYQSELNPLSRASGGMESMVPMRIQQELMAHSDDFGSAGRLGSNVSSQMKMVRLADLTGSSSSVGNVPQMLDTDHINSLPSHTAPTIINQPLKAQVLNKFSQLDSSNLMARESGFEPQSSSQGYAGKVSWPGMEVPIRHNSISLGTSNSSSSNMETGSQLHPNLALQL; this is encoded by the exons ATGGGCGAGGTATCTGAAACgatgacgaagaagaagaagaagggacgCCCATCCCTTTTGGATCTTCAAAAGCGATCCCTCAAGAAGCAACAACAGCAACAGCAACAGCAGCAACAACAGAATCAACGACACGCCGTTTCGAGAAACGCCAAAAACGGCACCATCgtcgacgacgacgacgacgagcGCAAGCAGAAGAAGCACAAACTCCTCGTCGGACTCAATCCCCACCTCCAACACCACAGCCACCACGCCACCGCCGCATTATCCCCTTCCAATTCTCTCCCCAGCGTCGATCCCGATGACGCCGCCACGCGCAAGAGGCGCAGAATTGACGCTTCCTTCCACGGATCAGACGAAGCC GATGGAAAGCTTCCGAAAGCGACTGACAGTAAACATG GTTCGCAGGGTGAATCCGGTCCCACTACACCTTTGCCAGACAAAAAGCTCTTGCTGTTTATCCTTGATAGGCTTCAAAA AAAGGACACTCATGGGGTATTCTCTGAGCCTGTGGATCCAGAAGAG CTTCCTGATTATCATGATATCATTAGACACCCTATGGATTTTGGAACTGTGAGGAAGAAGTTGGATGGTGGACTTTACACCAACTTGGATCAATTTGAG AGTGATGTGCTTCTGATATGCTCAAATGCAATGCAATATAATTCACCAGATACTATTTACTATCGACAG GCTCGCGCCATGCAAGAAATTGCAAGGAAGGACTTTGAGAATCTCAGACAAGATAGTGATGATAGTGAACCACAACCCAAAATTGTGCAGAGAGGAAGGCCACCAGGCAAGCACAATAGGAAGTCACTGGCCATGTCTCCCGCAGAGCGCATTGCTCCTGAATCTTCATCCGATGCAACCCTTGCTTCTGTTGGGGATATTGCCAGTGGCTCCAATGGTTATAATCTAAGAAAAGTGCTTAGTAAATTTCAGCCTGCGGATTCATCAACTAGGGCCTCCCACAACAATTTTAACAGTGGAGGTACAAGCTGGACATCTGAATGGGAGAATGAATTTCCAG CTTCTGTTCTAAAAGCTGTGTTAAGGTACGGAAAGAAGCAGTTTGCGGTTGATGAGACCAGGCGTGATACTTACAATTGTCCAGTGCCTTCACGCAATGAACCACCAGTATTGACTACAGTTGAAGATGAATTCAAGCAACTACTTGCA GTTGGTTTACATGCAAAGCATAGCTATGCAAGGAGCCTAGCCCATTTTGCTGCAGATCTTGGTCCTGTTGTTTGGAAGATTGCTTCCCAGAAAATCAGCAGTGTTTTGCCAAAAGGACATGAGTTTGGTCCTGGATGGGTAAGTGAAGATGAAGTGTCAGAGAGGCAAAATCTCCCAGTTTGTGATGAAGAGAGAACTTCAGACCCTTGTTTACCAGAGGATCATAGAAGtaatttttcttcttcatctggATCATTCCTTGTTTCAAATAGATCATGCTTACAAGGTGGTGAAATGGTAATTAACAGAGAATTGAATTACCAAAGTGAGTTGAATCCACTCAGCAGGGCTAGTGGTGGTATG TGATTTTGGTTCAGCTGGCCGGTTAGGTTCAAATGTATCATCTCAAATGAAGATGGTAAGACTTGCTGACTTAACTGGTTCGTCCTCCAGTGTTGGAAATGTTCCCCAGATGTTAGACACGGATCACATAAACAGCCTTCCTAGCCACACGGCACCGACCATTATTAATCAGCCTCTTAAGGCTCAGGTTTTAAACAAGTTTAGTCAATTAGATTCCAGTAATTTGATGGCTCGGGAATCTGGATTCGAGCCACAAAGTTCGTCGCAAGGATATGCTGGAAAAGTTTCATGGCCGGGCATGGAAGTTCCCATTCGACACAATTCTATTTCCCTCGGAACATCAAATTCATCTAGTTCCAATATGGAGACCGGTTCTCAGCTGCATCCAAATTTGGCATTGCAGCTCTGA
- the LOC107607469 gene encoding glycosyltransferase family 92 protein Os08g0121900: MRRRSTRATGTFLLCLLFILLFSIFSLHLSRNAISSSSLHLNLNLDNRHHLLHHSNKRALLNNFDNDGLLPHPIAHRVSSVNVSSLSFSVSVSDSVLLPDWEILLIVSPNTPLPPLPLDRDDNYHCLFRNNQRSPAKFFAVLPFTNRTTFRCVMPESVRRRRIFSQPNLVASSSYNESPDLSSSPAPELLRWNFFVYESFSTDDDVVLFAKGVNSRQGNDRSPNELRCVFSFGDGIRNTVKTTVTSSVQEVFRCPHPDPLELGLGQGPERITVSLEIIAGNLLVPSVAYYTRRPNKKPNSLHARPKYQICACTMVYNVAKFLREWVMYHSKVGIDNFLLYDNGSDDDLKKVINELRGEGYNISVLLWIWPKTQEAGFSHSVLYSKSQGMCKWIMYVDVDEFVFSPSWGNVGKGHEKFPSLKSMVPREKHVGQVSVNCLEFGPSSQKVHPLEGVTQGYTCRRKVEQRHKSMVLVDAVNPSLWNVIHHFMVNDKAGFVSIQLGLDKWVVNHYKYQAWDEFKNKFRRRVSAYVVDWRQNVNLNSKDRTPGLGHEAIEPEDWATKFCEVRDERLKSFTQKWFGSFSPNHTHA; this comes from the coding sequence ATGCGGAGAAGATCAACACGCGCCACCGGCACATTTCTTCTCTGCCTCCTCTTCATTCTCCTCTTCTCCATATTCTCCCTTCACCTTTCCCGCAATGCCATCTCTTCCTCCTCCCTCCATCTCAATCTCAACCTCGACAACCGCCACCACCTCCTCCACCACTCCAACAAGCGCGCCCTCCTTAACAACTTCGACAACGATGGCCTCCTCCCTCATCCAATAGCACATCGTGTCTCCTCCGTCAACGTCTCCTCCCTCTCCTTCTCCGTCTCCGTCTCCGACTCCGTTCTCCTCCCCGATTGGGAGATCCTTCTCATCGTCTCCCCAAACACGCCCTTACCTCCTCTTCCTCTTGATCGCGATGACAACTACCATTGCCTTTTCCGCAACAACCAAAGGTCTCCGGCCAAGTTCTTCGCCGTTTTGCCCTTCACCAACCGCACCACCTTCAGGTGCGTCATGCCGGAATCAGTTCGTCGCCGTCGTATATTCTCTCAGCCGAACTTGGTGGCGTCATCCTCATACAACGAATCACCGGACTTGTCGTCTTCGCCGGCGCCGGAACTCCTGAGATGGAACTTCTTCGTTTACGAGTCATTCTCCACTGACGACGACGTCGTTTTGTTCGCAAAAGGCGTCAACAGTCGCCAGGGCAACGACCGTTCCCCAAACGAGCTACGTTGCGTCTTCAGTTTCGGAGACGGAATTCGTAACACCGTCAAAACGACCGTCACTAGCTCCGTCCAGGAGGTGTTCCGTTGCCCGCACCCGGATCCATTGGAATTGGGCCTTGGACAAGGACCCGAGAGAATCACCGTTTCACTCGAGATCATTGCCGGAAACCTCCTTGTCCCTTCTGTGGCTTATTACACTCGTAGGCCCAATAAGAAGCCCAATTCGCTTCACGCCCGGCCCAAATATCAGATATGCGCATGCACCATGGTTTACAACGTAGCGAAATTCTTACGAGAGTGGGTGATGTACCATTCCAAGGTTGGCATTGACAATTTTTTATTGTACGACAACGGAAGCGATGATGACTTGAAAAAGGTGATCAACGAGCTTCGTGGAGAGGGTTACAACATCTCAGTGTTGCTTTGGATCTGGCCCAAGACTCAAGAAGCTGGGTTTTCTCACAGTGTTCTATACTCCAAGTCCCAGGGAATGTGCAAATGGATCATGTACGTGGACGTTGACGAATTTGTTTTCTCTCCTTCTTGGGGTAATGTTGGAAAGGGCCATGAAAAGTTTCCTTCGTTGAAATCGATGGTGCCACGAGAAAAACATGTAGGGCAGGTTTCGGTGAATTGTTTGGAGTTTGGGCCATCGAGTCAGAAGGTACACCCCTTGGAAGGTGTGACGCAAGGGTACACGTGTCGTCGAAAGGTGGAGCAGAGGCACAAGTCTATGGTGTTGGTGGATGCAGTGAATCCCAGCTTGTGGAACGTGATTCATCACTTTATGGTGAACGACAAGGCTGGGTTCGTGTCGATTCAATTAGGGTTGGACAAATGGGTGGTGAACCACTACAAGTACCAAGCGTGGGATGAGTTTAAGAACAAGTTTCGGAGAAGGGTCTCTGCTTATGTTGTAGATTGGAGGCAAAATGTGAATCTAAATTCTAAGGATAGGACTCCTGGGCTGGGCCATGAGGCCATTGAGCCTGAGGACTGGGCCACCAAGTTCTGTGAGGTTAGGGATGAGAGGCTTAAATCATTTACCCAAAAGTGGTTCGGCTCCTTTAGTCCCAACCATACCCACGCATAG